In Gopherus evgoodei ecotype Sinaloan lineage unplaced genomic scaffold, rGopEvg1_v1.p scaffold_32_arrow_ctg1, whole genome shotgun sequence, the genomic window GGGGGtgtgtgtagcgaggcggtgtggctcccctccccctcagggagggtcgagccccgtcagtcgTCCACGGGGGCAGCGCCGctgagcggaagtcccgcccctcagagggtcaggcggcgacccggaagaataaaagccgggccccagccttcagttgcaggtctgcgaccggcaggagcagacgtgtcgGCCGACGCCCGTAACGGGGACACTGCCCAAGCCAAaggccgagaccaggagctgccagagctgcctcgcccatACTACGACCAGGAGCCGCCGGAGCATTCTCAAGGCCGCtatgaccaggagctgccagagctgcctcgcccctactatgaCGAGGaaccgccagagctgcctcacccctactacggccccgaggagcccccagaccaggcttggcccacATTCCCCGAAACATTgccggacctgccacccagcccggattgggaggagCCGATGGTCCTGGACATCCCtggaacagaggccccggaccaggcaGGAGTAGTGGGGGagctaggaagtagcccgggggcacctgactccagtcaggctgcagagctaaccttgccaatgtcagtgtgtttcggtcaggatctcCACTGACCACCGGTTGCGGTGACGGCCACTACCAGGGTcccgggctggaatgcagaggCTGAGCTGTcaggcagcaaaagcagcaggagGGAACGGAGTGTGTGGGGAACATGAGGAGGCCCTGAAACTTCTGTGAAGAGGAGCAAACTTCCATCTGTTTGGCTTGCCATCTGTCCCGGGCTCAGAGAGCTCACACGGTGGTTCCCACAGAGGAGGCTGCCCAGGAGTACAAGGTAGGGAATTGCTGTCAAGTTTAATGGGTAATAACTTTGGATTTTAATTACAGGCTAATTTCACTGAAAGTTCCCTGACACAGGCATGACTCATCATTCAGCTCTGTAAACCCTTCATGGTATGGGAGATACTGTAACAAAATAACTGATTTGACAGAGTGGCAACAGAGGCAAGTCTTTAACCATACCTGATGTGGGAAAATGTCCTCTGAGATTCTGATGGGGATTCCTGAAAATCGTCATCATATAAAgaattctaccaatcccaaaggatcagacacatcacCCACCAAGTTAATGATACTTCATGTCTTCCCCAAATAcccgcttacagccaattcttgttAACGAACCTTCGatttattaaaagaagaaaagacagtatTGGCTCAAAGGTCATTAGACATAGAAACGTGAACAGAGACCTTAGGTCAGTTTCACCACAGAGATGGTGCGTTAGAATTGAAAAGAGTCCTTTTCAGAATCCTTCGTCACAttctagtccaatgtccaaatgtTCAATATCAGGGCAGTGCAGAGgggactggagatctcagtcttaCGACTCAAATGCCCCCTGAATAAAGCTTAAGAAGATCGGAGATTAAACTCTTGAGGCCTGATCCTTTTGAGACACATTTTTGCAGCCTCTCGACAGCAGGCAGCCCTTGGGTGAACAATAGCTTTTGAAAGTAACCTTCTATTTCACAAACACCACAGGTAATAAAACTATACAGATTAACATAAGGTAATTATCCATAAGGCCATTCATAGACAGTTTaccacaaactttaaagagagagatatatacaatgacattattacaccCAAGTTTAATCTAAGTGTTATTTCCCTCTTGTATGGATTGCTTGATGTTTAACTAAGCCGGACCTCCGTgtgaaactttttccacagtctaagcacttatggggtctctctccagtgtggactaCCTGATGTACAACAAGGTGTGACCTCTGTCTGAAACTTTTTCCGCAGtctaagcacttgtggggtctctctcctgtgtggattgcctgatgtgtCATAAGATTTGATTTttgtgtgaaacttttcccacagtctaagcacttgtgcggtttctctccagtgtggattgcctgatgtgtCATAAGATATGATCTttgtgtgaaacttttcccacagtccaaacatTTATAggatttctctcctgtgtggattatcTGATGTTTAACAAGGGTTGACCTccatatgaaacttttcccacagtctaagcacttatggggtctctctccggtGTGGACTGCTtgatgtttaacaaggtctgacctccgtatgaaacttttcccacagtctatgCACTTATgaggtctctctccagtgtggactgCCTGATGATTAAGTAGGATCGACCTCTGTATGAAACctttcccacagtctaagcacttatggggtctctctccggtGTGGACTGCTtgatgtttaacaaggtctgacctctgtatgaaacttttcccacagattAGGCACTTATaaggtctctctccagtgtggattgcctgatgtgccATAAGACTTGATCTttgtgtgaaacttttcccacagtccaaacatTTATGggatttctctcctgtgtggattatcTGATGTTTAACAAGGGTTGACTTacatatgaaacttttcccacagtctaagcacttatgagatctctctccagtgtggactgTTTGATGTCTAACAAGGTCTGACCtccgtatgaaacttttcccgcaGTCTAGGCATTTATgaggtctctctccagtgtggattgcctgatgattAAGTAGGGTTGACCTCcgtatgaaactttttccacactCTAAGCATTTGTGGGTtctctctcttgtgtggattgcctgatgtgccATAAGATTTGATCTCTGTGTGAAACTTTTCCTACAGATTAAGCACTTATGAGGTCTTTCTCCAGTATGGGTTGCCTGATGTGCCATAAGATTTGATTTttgtgtgaaacttttcccacagtgcaaacatttatgggatttctctcctgtgtggattatctgatgtttaacaagggttgacctctgtatgaaactttttccacagtctgagcatttatggggtctctctccggtGTGGACTTCATGATGTATAAGAAGGGCTGACCGCCGTATGAAACATTTCCCACAGattaagcacttatggggtctctctcctgtgtggattgcctgatgtacAACAAGGTGTgacctctgtatgaaactttttccacagtcaAAGCACTTGTGGGGTATTTCTcttgtgtggattgcctgatgtgtCATAAGATTTGATCTTCGtgtaaaacttttcccacagtccaaacatTTATGggatttctctcctgtgtggactgcCTGATCATCAAGTAGGGTTGACGTCCATATGAAACTTCTCCCCCAGTCTAAGCACTTGgcaggtctctctccagtgtgtaTTGCCTGATGATTAAGTAGGGTTGACCTCTGAaggaaactttttccacagtttaagcacttatggggtctctctccggtGTGGACTGCGTGATGTTTAACAAGATCTGACCTCcgtatgaaactttttccacagatTAAGCATTTATGGGGTCTCTTGccagtgtggattgcctgatgtgccAAAAGATATGATCTttgtgtgaaacttttcccacagtccaaacatTTATGGGATTTctttcctgtgtggattgcctgatgatcATGTAGGGATGACTTCcgtatgaaactttttccacagatTAAGCATTTATGGCGTCTCTTGccagtgtggattgcctgatgtgccGTAAGATTTGATCTttgtgtgaaacttttcccacagtccgaACATTTATGggatttctctcctgtgtggattgcctgatgatcAAGTAGGGTTGACCTCcgtatgaaactttttccacagtccaagcacttatggggtctttctcctgtgtggattctctgatgtgaaaCAAGGGCGGACCTCAGTATGAAACTTCTTCCACAGATTAAGCACTTATggagtctctctccagtgtggattgcctgatgtgcAGCAAGGTGTGACTtctgtatgaaactttttccacagtctaagcacttatggggtctctctccagtgtggactgCTTGATGTACAAGAAGGGCTGACCTCCGTATGAAATTTTTCCCACAGattaagcacttatggggtctctctccagtgtggatcaCCTGATGTGTAACAAGGTGTGACTtctgtatgaaactttttccacactctaagcacttatggggtcttcCCACAGAGGTTCTCTGCGATTCCCCGTGCCCGGGAACTTCCTGCTGTTGATTCCCCTCCTCgttctcactcactctctcatcAACTGCTGGGAGAGAGACAATCCAGACAGAAGTCATTGTGCTGGGGAGAAATTAAGAGGAATATCACCGAGGGAAAACCCAACATACTAAGCTGCACAGAAGGAGAAATTGGATTCTGCCTCCACTTCCCACCCAAACATTCACAGAGAAGGAAAGTTGGGAAAGAAACTCCTGCAGGTAACAGGACATATGGAAAGTGATGTCAGTGATACCTGCTGactgcagccctgccctgggggagATGAGGAAGGAACTAAGGGCACTTATTGAGACTACATTTTGCGGATTCTCAACTTTTTCTTCATTCCCCAGATGGTTTGAGTGTCAGTCCTCACCTGTGTGGGCGCCTCCTGGGATCCCTCTTTCCTCACTGGCCTGGAGATTGGgcacccacggctcttcccctcgttccagctggGTGAT contains:
- the LOC115640688 gene encoding zinc finger protein 2-like, giving the protein MQENYQTVTSLGFLLLKPDLITQLERGEEPWVPNLQASEERGIPGGAHTGVSFPTFLLCECLGGKWRQNPISPSVQLSMLGFPSVIFLLISPQHNDFCLDCLSPSS
- the LOC115640822 gene encoding zinc finger protein 585A-like gives rise to the protein MAHQATHTGERPHKCLICRKSFTQRSNLMAHQAIHTRERTHKCLECGKSFIRRSTLLNHQAIHTGERPHKCLDCGKSFIRRSDLVRHQTVHTGERSHKCLDCGKSFICKSTLVKHQIIHTGEKSHKCLDCGKSFTQRSSLMAHQAIHTGERPYKCLICGKSFIQRSDLVKHQAVHTGERPHKCLDCGKGFIQRSILLNHQAVHTGERPHKCIDCGKSFIRRSDLVKHQAVHTGERPHKCLDCGKSFIWRSTLVKHQIIHTGEKSYKCLDCGKSFTQRSYLMTHQAIHTGEKPHKCLDCGKSFTQKSNLMTHQAIHTGERPHKCLDCGKSFRQRSHLVVHQVVHTGERPHKCLDCGKSFTRRSGLVKHQAIHTRGK